A region from the Pseudomonas sp. KU26590 genome encodes:
- the icmH gene encoding type IVB secretion system protein IcmH/DotU: MNDAVMQGGVTAPAQTLTLKDMVKDFMTMALMIRRGSKVRDVSRLRASVDEFFPALERDARRANYSVEQVRDAQYALCAFLDESVLNAGQSEIRNQIEVNPLQFQYFGVHLAGQGFFEKLETLRTDVKRNLDVLEVYHLCLALGFEGKYSLEKKDQLRYVANTLGQDIARYRTPRKALSPDWALPDQVSQMFRYEVPLWLYLVLIALICGAVYLTLDWLLGKEVAALAEQVRQLFGV; encoded by the coding sequence ATGAATGATGCCGTGATGCAAGGCGGCGTTACTGCCCCAGCGCAAACACTGACACTCAAGGATATGGTCAAGGACTTCATGACCATGGCGCTGATGATCCGTCGCGGAAGCAAGGTACGCGACGTCTCCAGGCTGCGTGCCAGCGTAGACGAATTCTTTCCCGCGCTTGAGCGGGATGCGCGTCGCGCCAACTACAGCGTCGAACAGGTCAGGGATGCGCAATACGCGCTATGTGCGTTTCTGGATGAAAGCGTCCTGAATGCCGGACAGAGTGAAATACGCAATCAGATTGAAGTTAATCCACTGCAATTTCAGTATTTTGGTGTGCATTTGGCTGGTCAGGGTTTCTTCGAGAAACTCGAGACACTACGTACCGACGTGAAGCGCAACCTTGATGTCCTAGAGGTTTATCACCTGTGCCTGGCACTGGGCTTTGAAGGCAAATACAGCCTCGAGAAAAAAGATCAACTTCGTTACGTCGCCAATACCCTGGGGCAGGACATCGCTCGTTACCGAACCCCACGCAAGGCGCTTTCCCCTGATTGGGCACTGCCCGACCAAGTGTCTCAGATGTTCCGTTATGAAGTCCCCTTATGGCTCTACCTGGTACTCATCGCACTGATATGCGGTGCCGTTTACCTGACCCTGGACTGGCTTCTGGGCAAAGAGGTGGCAGCACTGGCCGAACAGGTCCGTCAGCTGTTCGGCGTTTAA